A genomic region of Devosia ginsengisoli contains the following coding sequences:
- the mscL gene encoding large conductance mechanosensitive channel protein MscL: MFKEFRDFAIKGNMIDLAIGVIIGAAFGAIVSSIVDDIFMPIIGLIIGGIDFSNLFVVLSNPGEVPVPSLAAAKAAGVATLNIGLFINAVVKFTIIAFVLFMVVKAINSMKRQAATEPVAETPAPSKEEVLLTEIRDALRANPR; this comes from the coding sequence ATGTTCAAGGAATTTCGTGATTTCGCCATCAAGGGCAACATGATCGATCTCGCCATCGGCGTGATCATCGGCGCTGCCTTCGGGGCCATCGTCTCCTCCATCGTCGATGATATCTTCATGCCGATCATCGGGCTCATCATCGGCGGCATCGATTTTTCCAACCTGTTCGTCGTGCTGTCCAATCCCGGCGAAGTGCCGGTGCCCTCGCTCGCCGCTGCCAAGGCCGCTGGTGTGGCCACGCTCAATATCGGCCTGTTCATCAATGCCGTGGTCAAGTTCACCATCATCGCCTTCGTGCTGTTCATGGTGGTCAAGGCCATCAACAGCATGAAGCGCCAGGCCGCCACCGAGCCGGTCGCCGAAACCCCGGCCCCGAGCAAGGAAGAAGTCCTGCTCACCGAAATCCGCGACGCACTGCGCGCCAATCCGCGCTGA
- a CDS encoding ATP-binding response regulator → MSAHRHDSASSLRQAIDHIPQGIAVFDARLHLVTSNSRYNTLLALPMPLTRPGTPLFDIALFLGDRGDLGEGDAARLAIERINLLTAAPTTVTQRLGSGGQVLEFHSSRLPDGGLVISFSDVTARVRAEGELAGMNQSLEERVEERTAALTRVNAELESARAKADASNHDKTRFLAAASHDLLQPLNAARLYTSTLIERAKSTGLADLANSIEASLTAVEDIMGALLDISRIDSGALKPAPAAVAGRDLLKKIEVEFGPMARERNISLRIVATDATVLVDRMLVGRIVQNLVSNAIKYTQPGGKVLVGLRHRGNRIRLDVIDTGIGFNKDQHRLLFAEFSRLERGARMAQGLGLGLSIVQRLVTALGLTLELDSREGSGSRFSLFLPATRTVRATPEANPAPAETSFGTLDLKVLCVDNERAIIEAMEGLLRHWGCDVRSALSLKQIDRERLLEGWYPDLVLMDYHLDQTSGLDAIEWLRHNVGGHLPAALVTADRSPAVRALAEERGIAVVTKPVKPAALRAAISGLANQSRSPAMRAG, encoded by the coding sequence ATGTCCGCCCACCGACATGACAGCGCCAGCAGCCTCAGGCAGGCGATAGACCACATTCCGCAGGGCATTGCCGTGTTCGATGCCAGGCTGCACCTGGTCACATCAAACAGCCGCTACAACACGCTGCTGGCTTTGCCCATGCCGCTGACCCGGCCGGGCACGCCGCTGTTCGATATCGCGCTGTTCCTGGGAGATCGGGGCGATCTGGGCGAGGGCGACGCGGCGCGGCTGGCCATCGAACGCATCAACCTGCTCACGGCGGCGCCGACCACGGTGACCCAGCGGCTGGGCAGTGGCGGGCAGGTGCTGGAATTCCATTCGAGCCGCCTGCCCGACGGGGGTCTCGTCATCAGCTTTTCCGATGTCACCGCGCGGGTGCGGGCCGAGGGCGAACTGGCCGGCATGAACCAGTCGCTGGAAGAGCGGGTGGAGGAACGCACCGCGGCGCTGACCCGGGTCAATGCCGAGCTCGAAAGCGCCCGCGCCAAGGCCGACGCCTCCAATCACGACAAGACGCGGTTCCTCGCCGCCGCCAGCCACGACCTGCTGCAGCCGCTCAACGCCGCGCGCCTCTATACCTCGACGCTGATCGAGCGCGCCAAATCCACCGGGCTGGCCGATCTGGCCAATTCCATCGAAGCCTCGCTCACCGCCGTCGAAGACATTATGGGCGCCCTGCTCGATATTTCGCGCATCGACAGCGGCGCGCTCAAGCCGGCGCCAGCGGCGGTGGCCGGGCGTGACCTGCTCAAGAAGATCGAGGTCGAATTCGGCCCCATGGCGCGCGAGCGCAACATTTCGCTGCGCATCGTGGCCACCGACGCCACCGTATTGGTGGACCGCATGCTGGTCGGCCGCATCGTGCAGAACCTGGTCTCCAACGCCATCAAATATACCCAGCCCGGCGGCAAGGTGCTGGTGGGCCTGCGCCATCGCGGCAACCGCATCAGGCTTGACGTGATCGATACCGGCATCGGCTTCAACAAGGACCAGCACCGGCTGCTCTTCGCCGAATTCTCCCGGCTCGAACGCGGCGCCCGCATGGCGCAGGGCCTGGGCCTGGGCCTTTCCATCGTACAGCGCCTGGTGACCGCGCTGGGCCTCACGCTCGAGCTCGACAGCCGCGAGGGCAGCGGCTCGCGGTTTTCGCTGTTCCTGCCCGCCACCCGCACCGTCCGCGCCACGCCGGAGGCCAACCCCGCCCCGGCCGAAACCAGTTTCGGCACGCTCGATCTCAAGGTGCTCTGCGTCGACAATGAGCGCGCCATCATCGAGGCCATGGAGGGCCTGCTACGCCATTGGGGCTGCGATGTGCGCTCCGCCCTCTCGCTGAAACAGATCGACCGCGAACGCCTGCTCGAAGGCTGGTATCCCGATCTCGTGCTGATGGATTACCACCTCGACCAGACATCGGGACTCGATGCCATCGAGTGGTTGCGCCACAATGTCGGCGGCCACCTGCCCGCCGCCCTGGTCACCGCCGATCGCAGCCCCGCCGTGCGCGCGCTCGCCGAGGAGCGCGGCATTGCCGTCGTCACCAAGCCGGTCAAGCCCGCCGCCCTGCGCGCCGCCATCAGCGGCCTCGCCAACCAGAGCCGCAGCCCCGCCATGCGGGCGGGTTGA